In Chitinophagaceae bacterium, the sequence TTGTATAAAATTGCCCTGCAAAAAAAGAAAGTATAAAAAAAAGTTGTTTCATTGTGGTACTATATTTATTGTTAAACATAATATAATATAGTATTCTTTTTTTTATAAACCAAATTAACATAAAATTACTCCTTCTTTTTCTTTAAAACGAAGCTATTTTTTATTTTTTATTGAGTAATTTTATGTACTGGTGTATTTATTTGGTAAATAACTCAAAAAACACTCAATGAAAACAATAAAAAAATTTGAACAAGTTTTAGAACTTTGGTAAAAATAATCGAGAATTACATACGAACTTATGAATCGGATGTTAAAGAATCAATATCCAATTGGAACATACAATAAAGAAACTCACGATTAAAAACGTGGCTTATAATGAAAGGGTTCATCTATTTTTTCATTGCAAAATAATAAAAATTTATTTTGAAAATTAACTTTATATCTATTTATTTCAGAAATAGGTAATATTGAGAAATAAACTATTTTACCACCCCCTATATGTAAGACAAAAACTACTATGAAACAAACATTCTTGATTTTTCTTTTTTTGTTTCTCGCCGCGCAGAGCTCTGCCCAACATGATTCTCCTAATACCAAAATAATTCTTGATAAAATTTTTATTTTAGGAAATAAAAAAACGAAAAATTCTATTATTACTCGGGAAATGACTTTGCAAGAGAATACTGAATATGATACAACCTATTTTTATAAACAACTGGTTTTAGAACAGCAGAAAATATTTAACACACGGCTGTTTAATAGTGTCCGAATTGAGCATTTGCAGAAAGAAGGAAATCGGAAAGACATTATTATTCATTTGGAAGAGCGGTGGTATCTTATTCCTATTCCTGCTATATCCATAGTAGATAGGAATTTTAACGATTGGTGGGTAAATAGGAAGGGGGATTTGAAAAGATTATATTACGGGGGGACTTTATATCATTTTAACATGACAGGTAGAGGGGACGAGCTGCGGGTAACGGCACACTTTGGATTTCTTAATAACTTTATTCTCAATTATTCTATTCCCTATATTGATAAAAAACAGAAAAACGGTATAAGTGCAAGTGTTCTCTATACACAATTAAAGAACATACCTTACAAAACTACGAACCATATTCCGCAATATTTTTTTTTAGATGACGTTTTGCAACATAATTATCAAGTTCAATTCAATTATACTCACAGACCGTTGTTTTATATTCAACATAATATTGGAATTTCTTATAGATATAGCACTATTATGGATACTGTAAACCGATTGAATGAACATTATTTTCAACAAACTACCACACAGCAGTACCCATCGCTGACGTATCAATTTACCAAAGATACGCGGAATTATAGAAATTACCCTCTGCGGGGGTATTATTTTACTGCTTGGATAAAAAATGATGGATTGTGGGTAAGTCCAGATATTTACAGATGGGGATTGCAGGCATATTACTCTCATTATTTTGAAATGCCGAGAGGATTTTATTTTTCGTCTAATATAACTTTTTATACTTCTATTCCTTTGGTACAGCCGTATTATAATTATTATGGGGTTGGGGCATCATCTGTTGTTTCTTTGAGAGGATATGAATTAGATTTGATAGAAGGGTATCAATTTACCCTTTTAAAAACGACTTTTAAGAAAAAGATTTACAAATTTGAGGTGGATTTGAAGAAATTTATCCGTTTTATTCCTCCTGAATTTCAAAAAGTACCTTTTGCTTTTTATGGAAAATTCTTTATTGACGGAGGATATGTGAATAATTACCCACGTTATTTTGAAAATATCCGTCTTACAGAGAAAGTGCTTTATACCGTTGGCATTGGGATTGACTTTGTTACTTTTTATGATAGAGTATTTAGATTTGAATATTCTTATAACAGCCAAGGGAGTTTTAATTTTTTTATTAATTTTAAAACAGAATTTTAAATTTTCGTTTTTAGGATTTCCACTTTGGATTCTGTGCCTTTATTTGTATACTTTTTGAAATACCCTCATACAATTCCTTAAATCCAGCGTCTACATCGTATTTATCTCCAATGGATATATGTTTGAAAAGTGTATCTAAATCGTTTCGTAGTGCAGGTCCCGTTTGGAGATATAGATCAGGTTTTTCTTTTGATTTTTTCAGAGCTTCTTCTATGATAGGGAGTATAAGTTCTTCAAAAGGAAGGTTTTCTGCCTTCATAATTTGATGAATAAAGTGCATTATATGATATAAAAAGTTTCCACCTATCGTTGCAGCAAGATGTAGTGCCATTCGGGTACCATCGGGGTAATAAATAGGTTTTGCTTGTATGGAATTACAGAGGTTTTCTAATACATTTTGAGTGTATTCGTTAGTATAATCAATAATAATAGGGGTACCTTGGAGTGAAACAGTGTGTTGGGGATTGAGTGCTTTAACAACCCAAAAAACACCTCTGTTTTCCGTATTCATTTTTTTTAATTTTGCGGTCACTTGGTTTTCTAATACTTTTATTTCTGTAGTTCCGGAAAGATGCAAAAGTACGCAGTTTTGGGGAAGCAGTAAATGAAAAAGAATTTTGGAAATCGCTGTATCAGTAACGGAAAGAAAACAAACTTGACAATCGGTATCGGAAAAATTAAAATCAGCAGGAGCTTTGATAACAGGGGGGGAGAGAAAAGAAGCTTGCAATTTTTTTGCTTTTTCGGGGGTTCTATTTTGGATGTATTGTATAGTATGTCCTGCTTTTTCTAAAATGGGAGCTATGGTGGTAGCTGCTTTTCCCGTTCCAATAAAAGCAATCTTATAGCTTTGATTTCTCATTCTCTTTTTGAATTATTTTTACAATTTGTTTTAGATGTCTGTCAAAATGTAAAATAGTGAATTCAATGGTATCCATAAAATCAATTCTCCCCACTAAAGGATGCTTGAATATTTGTGAATGTAATATATGTTCATCGCTTTTTTGAACAAAATGAATCCATTTTTGAAATTGGGTTTGAGAATCTCTAAAAAGCTTGTCAAGATATATTGTTTCGGGGAAAGTATCTAATCCTTTAGGAGCTTTTCTTTTTATATTACTCTTCAGCAAGTATTGTAACAATGCTCCTCTGATGGAAGAAAATATATTTTTACGAGGTATGGGAGTCGTTGCCGCATATAAAGATTTTTTTTCCATATAAGCAAGAGTTCCATTTTCGGACATTTGTATATGGTAGAGAATTTGAAGTATAGACCATTTTCCTTGCTCAGATGGGGTTTCTAATATGTTTTTTGGCACTCTTTTTAATGAATCAAAAAGAAGGTTCTTTTGTTGTTGAAAACTTTGTAATGTTTCGATGAAATATTCTTTATTCATTCTTTTATTTGTTAATGAAAAGTGTATATGTTTGAATAAGGTAGTTTAATATTTTTTTTTGTAAAACAGTTTCGTTTTCTGTCCTGTTATTGGTTACCAAGTAGTTACAATTATTTTAAGCAAAATAATTGTCCAATAGATAAATAATAACTTCCTCAACTGTTTGTCTTTTCTTGCCCTGCATTTCTATAAA encodes:
- a CDS encoding DUF2520 domain-containing protein gives rise to the protein MRNQSYKIAFIGTGKAATTIAPILEKAGHTIQYIQNRTPEKAKKLQASFLSPPVIKAPADFNFSDTDCQVCFLSVTDTAISKILFHLLLPQNCVLLHLSGTTEIKVLENQVTAKLKKMNTENRGVFWVVKALNPQHTVSLQGTPIIIDYTNEYTQNVLENLCNSIQAKPIYYPDGTRMALHLAATIGGNFLYHIMHFIHQIMKAENLPFEELILPIIEEALKKSKEKPDLYLQTGPALRNDLDTLFKHISIGDKYDVDAGFKELYEGISKSIQIKAQNPKWKS
- a CDS encoding DinB family protein; this encodes MNKEYFIETLQSFQQQKNLLFDSLKRVPKNILETPSEQGKWSILQILYHIQMSENGTLAYMEKKSLYAATTPIPRKNIFSSIRGALLQYLLKSNIKRKAPKGLDTFPETIYLDKLFRDSQTQFQKWIHFVQKSDEHILHSQIFKHPLVGRIDFMDTIEFTILHFDRHLKQIVKIIQKENEKSKL